One Microcoleus sp. AS-A8 DNA window includes the following coding sequences:
- the yidD gene encoding membrane protein insertion efficiency factor YidD has product MISSSVEPLAQKLAIDSISLYQTYISPRKGFSCPHRLLNNGESCSMYIKRLLGEESLMSAIQLSRQRFKACVAASQTLKTTNASSGCIIVPCCLPI; this is encoded by the coding sequence GTGATTAGTAGTAGCGTTGAACCTCTAGCCCAAAAATTGGCGATAGACTCTATCTCCCTGTATCAGACTTATATTTCTCCTCGCAAGGGCTTTTCTTGTCCCCATCGCCTTTTAAACAATGGCGAGTCTTGTTCGATGTACATTAAGCGCTTGCTGGGTGAGGAGAGTTTGATGTCCGCGATTCAACTCTCCCGTCAACGTTTCAAGGCTTGTGTTGCAGCGAGTCAAACGCTTAAAACAACCAACGCGAGTTCAGGGTGTATCATAGTTCCCTGCTGTTTACCGATATGA
- a CDS encoding aminotransferase class V-fold PLP-dependent enzyme: MQLIQRQDIKAIEPKSEAFQCPEVLGANHFVSLLDGRHITQIFLDNGASTKPFRVVSDFIRDIEPYYSNIHRGTGFDSHFCTERYEQARRIVGEFVGWDCERDVVIPVRNTTEGMNLLANTISFAPGDRVLTTILEHHSSDLPWRNKAKVEHLPINAEGQIDLQELERRLDPAKGRVRVVTMTGASNILGSVLPIHEIAALAHKYGALMVVDGAQLVPHRRVNMRPHTDPGHIDFLVFSGHKMNAPGGVGAVVGRRDIFAAAAPYQPGGGTVASVSTNTVTWAAPPDRNEAGTPNILGMLALARTVQVLEAVGMDKVEAHERHLTSVLLEKLSHIPQVKILGSRDPNGTDKRVGVVTFTVDGVPHGLVAAILSYEWGIAVRNGCFCAQPLMKRLLGVEETCSCPSEEDTTVRGDRHNVPGAVRASLGIHNTEQEMETLVEAVSRIAQKQWQGDYEQDANTGDYLPRGFRFDFSDLPGFDTEPTTNSSTGERHLKVVHGLL; this comes from the coding sequence ATGCAGTTAATCCAGAGACAGGACATCAAGGCTATCGAACCCAAAAGCGAGGCTTTTCAATGCCCAGAAGTGCTAGGTGCGAACCACTTTGTTTCTCTGCTCGATGGTCGCCATATTACTCAAATCTTCTTGGATAATGGAGCCAGCACCAAACCCTTCCGAGTGGTTAGCGATTTTATCCGAGACATTGAACCCTACTACTCCAACATTCATCGCGGTACCGGTTTTGACTCCCATTTTTGTACAGAGCGCTACGAACAGGCACGGCGCATTGTGGGAGAGTTTGTCGGTTGGGATTGTGAGCGGGATGTGGTTATCCCTGTGCGTAACACCACTGAAGGAATGAACCTTCTGGCGAACACCATCTCCTTTGCTCCTGGCGATCGCGTCCTCACCACAATCCTCGAACACCACAGCAGCGACCTCCCCTGGCGTAACAAAGCCAAGGTGGAACACCTCCCCATCAACGCTGAGGGACAAATTGACCTCCAAGAGCTAGAACGCCGCTTAGACCCCGCCAAGGGCAGAGTCCGGGTTGTGACGATGACCGGTGCCTCCAACATCCTCGGCTCCGTGCTGCCAATCCACGAAATTGCCGCCTTAGCTCACAAGTATGGAGCCTTAATGGTTGTGGATGGTGCTCAGTTGGTGCCTCACCGCCGCGTGAACATGAGACCCCATACCGATCCAGGTCACATTGACTTCCTGGTGTTCAGTGGTCACAAAATGAACGCTCCTGGAGGAGTCGGAGCCGTTGTCGGACGGCGCGATATCTTCGCCGCCGCTGCACCCTACCAACCCGGTGGTGGAACTGTGGCTTCAGTCAGTACTAACACCGTTACTTGGGCTGCGCCCCCGGATCGCAATGAGGCAGGAACGCCCAACATCTTAGGAATGTTAGCGCTAGCGCGCACCGTTCAGGTACTCGAAGCGGTGGGGATGGATAAAGTAGAGGCTCACGAGCGTCATCTCACCTCTGTCCTCTTAGAAAAGCTGTCTCACATTCCCCAAGTTAAAATCTTAGGCTCCCGCGACCCCAATGGGACAGACAAGCGCGTGGGCGTTGTCACCTTTACCGTCGATGGAGTTCCTCATGGTTTAGTGGCTGCCATTCTCTCCTACGAGTGGGGCATTGCAGTACGCAATGGTTGCTTCTGCGCCCAACCCCTAATGAAGCGCCTTCTGGGAGTAGAAGAAACTTGCTCCTGTCCTTCGGAAGAAGACACAACAGTACGGGGCGATCGCCACAATGTTCCAGGGGCTGTCCGCGCCAGTCTGGGAATCCACAACACGGAACAGGAAATGGAAACTCTGGTAGAAGCCGTTTCCCGCATTGCCCAGAAGCAGTGGCAGGGCGACTACGAGCAAGATGCCAATACAGGCGATTATTTGCCTCGCGGTTTCCGCTTCGACTTCTCTGATCTGCCGGGTTTTGACACAGAGCCAACGACTAACAGCTCCACGGGTGAGCGGCACTTAAAAGTCGTCCATGGCCTGCTGTAG